Genomic segment of Lepidochelys kempii isolate rLepKem1 chromosome 23, rLepKem1.hap2, whole genome shotgun sequence:
TGTGTCTCCATGGCAATGGATGCTGCGGGAAGCAGAAATTAATTAGCAGGGAGGCACCAAgatgcccccccagccctgcaggtgCCCCGCACTGCCGACCCGCAGCTCCTGCAGAGGGGAGGATCCCGAGGgatgctggggggctggggggggactggATGCAGGGGGGAGGATCCCGAGGgatgctggggggctggggggggggctggatgcaGGGGGGAGGATCCCGAGGgatgctggggggctgggggggggactgGATGTAGGGGGGAGGATCCCGAGGgatgctggggggctggggggggctggatgCAGGGGGGAGGATCCCGAGGGATGCTGGTGGGGGGCTGGATGCAGGGGGGAGGATCCGGGGAGGGCGGGGCTTGGGGCGGGGCAGGTTTCGCTGCAGCGGCAGCTCCCTGCGCCGGTCGGTGTCTCCGGCTCCCGGCGGTTCGGTCCCGTCCGGTCCCTGCGCGATGGCTACGAGCCTGATGCTGGCGACCCTGCTCTGCGCGGTGGGCCCCGCCGCCGGGAAGGTAGGGAGGGGACCTGGGCCCCCCGAGTCCTGCGCCCCATCTCTCCCCATcgcccccctgttccccatcgccccccagcacccccatctCTCCCCATGGGACCCCCGGCACCCCCATCTTCTCCGTCGCCTCCGCCTCTCcatgtctccccatagccccctGCGCCCCCATCTCTCCCCATCGCACTCCCGGCACCCCCATCTTTTCCATCGCCTCCCCCGGCGCCCCCATCTTCTCCATCGCCTCCCCCGGCGCCCCATCTCTCGCCATAGCCCCATGCTCACCCTTCTCCCCCCCTGCGCCCCGTCTCTCCCCATCTTCCCCCTGCgccctctcttctccttcccctccctgcacccctcgTCTTCTCTCCTTTTATCCCCCTCCGCGAACCCCtcgtccccttccccccccactccttatTATGGTCTCCCGGGGTCGGGGATGTACCCGGAGCCAGGGGAGTCGGGGGGGCTGATGGTCCCATCTCCGGGGCTCTGAAGCCCAgaccgcgccccccccccacagcgcACGAGATCGGAGGGGGGGCTGTGAGTTCCCCCCTCAGTGGAGACGGTAGCGTTGGGGCGGATCGAGGGGGGTGATGGGGGGAtcgagttgggggtggggtgtatAAACGGAGTGGGCAGTGTTTGGGGGTGGGCGGTGTCGCTGGATGGGGGGTGTTTGGGGCGTGGGGGTCTCAGGGGGTGGGTGGTGTTTGGGAGGGTGGCGGTCTAGGAGGATGGGGTGTTTGAGGAGGATGGGGGTCTGGAGGATGGGGAGTTGAGGGTGGTTGGGGGTTTAAGAGGGTGTTAGAGGGGGTGAAGGTCTATGGGGATGGGGTGCTTGAGGGGGATGGGGGTCTGGAAGATGGAGGTGTTTGAGGGGGATGGGGAGTGTTTGCAGGGGGGGCGTCTAGGGGGATGGGggtgtttggggtgtgggggtctTGGAGGATGTGGGGTGTTTGGGGGTGTGGTCTAGGGGGATGGACTGTTTGGGGAGATGTGAAGTCTGGGGGATGGGCGTGTTTGGGGGTCTAGGGGGATGGGGTGTTTGGGGGAATGGGAagtctgggggatggggggtgttTGGGGGGTCTAGGGGGATGGGGTGTTTGAGGGGATGGGGGGTCTGGAGGTTGGGGGGTGTTTGGGGGTCTAGGAGGATGGGGTGTTTGGGGGGATGGGAagtctgggggatggggggtgttTGGGGCGTCTAGGGGGATGGAGTGTTTGAGGGGATGGGGGGTCTGGAGGATGGGGGGTGTTTGGGGGTCTAGGGGGACGGGGTGTTTGAGGAGGGGGGGTCTGGAGgatggagagggatggggggttcTGTGTCACTGTCGCACTCCGCCCCAGAAGCAGCCGCATTTGAGCTGTGCaccgggaggggggaggaagtgggggggagagagaaagaacgaGAAGGGGCCCTGCTGGCCACAGACAACGCACAGTCTGTGATGCCTGGGGGCCGGGGCTGGCAGCGCCCCCCACAACCCCTCCTCATctcccccagagccagctgccaaccctccctccccgcccccccagcactccTGGTGACTCAGCCTGCGGATCCCGGCTGCCACAGACACAAGGGCGGGGGGATCACTACAGagatgcccctcccccaccatctccCAGACCTGCCCCCCCATTTGCTGAACCCCCCCCATTAGCTGGAAAAAGTGGGGAGCTGTCCTGTGCTGAAAAGAGCAGGACTCCCAGCTCCGGGAGGGCattggggtctggtggttagagcgggccgggggagggggatccaggactcctgggttcgctgGGAATCTTGGGTACCGTCCATTCACCTCTCCgcctctttctctctgtgttttcCCCACAGGCTCTTCCTGCCGGCCCCAGGGGGGCACTGCCCCACGACTCGGCCGGGGGCCCCCGACGTTTCCGACGGGACCTGCGGGGGGCTCCCTATGAGGGGGAGATGGGGCTGGCCAACGAGATCTACTACCCCCGGCTGGGGCCGCTGGCCCAGGACGAGCTGCTGGCCCAGGCGTTGGAGAGGCTGGGGGCACCCCCTGCGGGCCGGTGGCGGGAGGATGAGCCGGGGGGCACCCCGTGGCTCCAGGAGGTGCCCGCCGGTGGCCGCTGGAGGCAGGACGGGGCCCAGGCCGCCCTGGCTCTCCAGCGCCTCCTCCAGGAATCGGTCCCCCTGGcctccctcctgcagctgtgGGACCAGGCCAGGGGGGCCCCGTACCCCGATTACGATGAGACCGGGGCGGGAGCCCCGCCCAGGAcccggcccccggccccaccccagctgAGCCGCTACCGGACGGACGGGGCCTACGAGAGCCACCAGGATGAGCCGGgggatgaggagcctggggagaTGGATGCGGAGATGCTGAGGTGCCTGGAGAAGGGCTGGGCCCCgggccccatgccctgcccccctgagccggCCAGTCCCggggccagatgggagccagcgccccctagaagGAAAAGGCGATGGGCCTCAGCCAGGGTCcgggattcaggactcctgggttctatccctggctctacGAGGggcgtggggtctagtggttagagcaggggaggctgggagtcaggactcctgggttctctccctgtctctgggaggggagcagggtctagtggatcagagggggggggtgggggctgggatcccagacgcctgggttctagccccGTTTTTCCTCTGGCTCGCAGGTACCTGGTGGGCCGGATCCTCGCGGGGGGCGGCGAGACGAgacccccccgccaccccagacGCCTGCGCCGGGGGCTGGAGGAAgaaccccccaccctgctgcgTGTGAAGCGGCTCGGGGATGATGGGGAGGGGCCTGAGGCGGGGGCACCCCAGCTGCAGCGGGCCAAGAggacggaggaggaggaggaggctggtggggggcggagaggggtgtatgggggggaACCTCTGCTGCGGTATCTGCCTGAGTAATGGGGACCCTCTCCCAGGGCCCAGTGAGCGCTAATGCGGCGGGGGGGGGCTTATGTTCCCCCCCCGCCCGTCTCTGAATGTAGCCAGCCtgtgggtgcgggggaggggctgcctTGCTCCTAGccccccaatctctgcccccccAATGACCCCTCCCTCCACAGGCCAGCTTATCTCTGGGCCCCACGTCTTTCCCACACAAGCCAACTGCCCCCCCCATTGGGGTCACGGCTCGCCCCCGACACGCTTCGAGACCCCTATTCCCCCCCGGCTTTGCCCCCCAAtatcccagctctgagccccctagtgtccccagggctctgcccccccagctctgaaccTCCCCATtcaccccctgccctagctctgccccccccccactcccttggttcccccagcttctagcagtccaTTCAGTAACAGCCCTTGTCTGTCCGTCTGGTGTTGATTAATTAACTAATGAAATAAAGGCTCGTCAGGTATTTTGATGTAAAGCCCAAGTGGTGGTCTCCTTGTGTGTGCCCCTGCCCCCcggctagggggcactgtgctgtggggagcaggttggggggctgggcagggggctctctcccctggcagtcagggctgggtGCTAGGGGGGCACcatggggcagagagcagggtggggggctgggcagggggcgctctccctgGCAATCGGGGCcggatgctgggggggggggcgccgtgCTGTGGGTCGGGGTCGGGGGGCTTAGTGGGGGGATCTCCGCTCTGGACAGAGCCCCGGAGGCGGGAGACTTAGGACAGAACCCCAAACATTTTATTCCCAGGTTCGGGGCCTGCCCGAGGAAGACCAGAGGCCGAAGCCAGAGGGTCCCTGGTGGCCGCGGCTGGATGGCAAAGGGACATCTCAGGGGgagcccctggggagggggggtcggATCCGTCTGCCATCAGCCCCGAAGAGGGCCCAGGAAGGGGTGAGCCTGAGAGACGGAGGGAGGAGTGTGTGAGTGAAAGGGGGAGTCAGGCATTGGGGTCCCCTCTGTTCAGCCAGCCCCCCCTTCTGAGCCGGGGAGGGtcagggctgtggggggaagggaaaccgCCTTCACCAATTGTGGCTCAGTGAGGGCCCAGCAGCCGccttccccactctgccccccgcATCCAGCTGCATCCTCTCCTCCCATTGGCTGTTGCTAGGAGACcacctccctgctgctccagagCCCTGATGCTGGGTGGGGGGACAcagagaggggctgtggggaATTTGGGGccctgtggggagccctggagggtttggggggctctGTCAGGCACAGTGGGAGgtttgggggcagtgagggggttcAGGGGCCCAGTGGGGGGCCCTAAccccccactgtcccccaaaCTTCCCACCTAGCAATAAACGACCAGGGATGCCCCCCACCTCGGCAGGCAGCCAGCTGAAGGACAAAGGGGCCGAGGGGGGGTAACTTTCCggtctatgctgtgttccagacaccAAATTAAACCGTCCTGCGTTCACACAGGCCAAGAGTCACTCCAGATTCAGGCAGCTGGGGGGGGAGGCTCCCTTTGGGTGGGTGTCTCCCTCCCGGGGGGAACCCCTCACCGCTCGGGGGCACTGAGGGTTggtcccagggggcagagagggcaaGGGACTCCCCCCAGGGAGAGTGTGAGCCGAAGGGGGGGCTGGTGCACTGAAGACCCCCACCCTCAACAGGGGCAGTGCCAGAGCCGGGTGAGAGCACCAGGCCCGTGGATCTGTGTGGCCTcattcccgctccctccctcccgtACTCCTCCGCTGGGCCCGTCTCGTTCCCTCGCTTCCGCACTCCTCCACAGGGCCTGAATCGTTCTCTCATTCCGGTACTTCTCCTCCACCGGGCCCGCCTCGTTCCCTTACTCCCACACTCCTCCTCTGCCGGGCCTGTCTCATTCCCTCACTTCCACACTCCTCCTCTGCCAGGCCCGTCTTGTTCCCTCACTTCCGCACTCCTCCTCTGCCAGGCCCGTCTTGTTCACTCGCTCCCACACTCCTCCACAGGGTCTGAATCGTTCTCTCATTCCGGTACTCCTCCTCCACCGGGCCTGCCTCGTTCCCTCACTCCCACACTCCTCCACCGCTGGGCCCATCTTCTTCCCTCGCTCCCACACTCCTTCTCTGCCAGGCCCGTCTCATTCCCTCACTTCCCACACTCCTCCACAGGGCCTGAATTGTTCTCTCATTCCGGTTCTCCTCCTCTGCCGGGCCCATCTTCTTCCCTCGCTCCCACTCTCCTCCTCTGCCGGGCCCATCTCATTCCCTCACTCCCAGACTCCTCCACAGGGCCTGAATCATTCTCTCATTCCAGTTCTCCTCCTCCGCCGGGCCTGTCTTGTTCCTTCGCTCCCACACTCCTCCTCCGCTGGGCCTGTCCTGTTCCCTCGCTCCTGTGCTCTGCTGGGGTGATTCACTCCTGTACTCCTCTGCTAGGGCTGTCTCGTTCTCTCTGAGGCTGCCTCGTTCCTTCGCTCCTGGACTCTGCCGCACTCGTCCGCTCAGTGACCTGTGTCCTTCTATCGCTTGGggtaggtggtggtggggggcagcgAACCAGGCTCCCGTCCTCCTCTCCACGGCCcgtttctctcccttgctcctGGCCACGGCCCCTCAACagttcacaacatcccctgcaaGACCTCCCCCATGCCCGGCACTGCCCCCCAATCCCCGCCCTACAGCACCCCTGTGCCCTGCCCCTCACACCCACCAACCCCCACCCTACAGCACCCctatgccctgcccccacacccaccaACCCCCGCTACAGCACCCCTgcgccctgcccccacacccaccaACCCCCACCCTACAGCACCCctatgccctgcccccacacccaccaACCCCCGCTACAGCACCCCTGCGACCTGCCTCCCACACCCACCAACCCCCGCTACAGCacccctgtgccctgcccccacacccaccaACCCCCACCCTACAGCACCccgtgccctgcccccacacccaccaACCCCCACCCTACAGCACCCctatgccctgccccccacacccaccaaccCCCGCTACAGCACCCCTgcgccctgcccccacacccaccaACCCCCGCTACAGCACCCCTGCGACCTGCCTCCCACACCCACCAACCCCCGCTACAGCacccctgtgccctgcccccacacccaccaACCCCCACCCTACAGCACCCctatgccctgccccccacacccaccaacccccaccctacagcacccctgtgccctgccccccacacccaccaaccCCCACCCTACAGCACCccgtgccctgcccccacacccaccaACCCCCACCCTACAGCACCccgtgccctgcccccacacccaccaACCCCCACCCTACAGCACCCCTgcgccctgcccccacacccaccaACCCCCGCTACAGCACCCCTgcgccctgcccccacacccaccaacccccaccctacagcacccctgtgccctgcccccacacccaccaACCCCCACCCTACAGCACCCCTGCGAcctgcccccacacccaccaACCCCCGCTACAGCacccctgtgccctgccccccacacccaccaaccCCCACCCTACAGCACCCCTGCGACCTGCCTCCCACACCCACCAACCCCCGCTACAGCacccctgtgccctgccccccacacccaccaaccCCCGCTACAGCacccctgtgccctgccccccacacccaccaacccccaccctacagcacccctgtgacctgccccccacacccaccaaccCCCACCCTACAGCACCCctttgccctgcccccacacccacaACCgaccccccccgcaaccccaCTCGACCGCCTCTTAGTCAACACCCCCACAGACAGATcagggctccccacccccagggggcagcagggacccaCATACGTATGGGGCAGCGCAGCAGCAACAGATGCGACcactgctggggctggggtgggggcagcggtAGCTGGCTGCAGAACAATTAGGTGAGAACTGGGCCGAGGGGGGGTTGGGATCCCGTACcaggagccggggagagaacccaggagtccgggcccccaaccccccgccccactctaaccactagaccccgctcccctcccagcactggggagagaacccaggagtccgggctcccagcccccccggctctaatcactagaccccgctcccctcccagcgccggggagagaacccaggagtccgggctcccagccccccctgctctaatcactagaccccgctcccctcccagcgccggggagagaacccaggagtccgggctcccagccccccctgctctaatcactagaccccgctcccctcccagcgccggggagagaacccaggagtccgggctcccagccccccctgctctaatcactagaccccgctcccctcccagcgccggggagagaacccaggagtccgggctcccagcccccccccccccctctaatcactagaccccgctcccctcccagcgccggggagagaacccaggagtccgggctcccagccccgccccccaccccactctaatcactagacccggctcccctcccagcgccggggagagaacccaggagtccgggctcccagccccccctgctctaatcactagaccccgctcccctcccagcgccggggagagaacccaggagtccgggctcccagccccccccccctctaatcactagacccggctcccctcccagcgccggggagagaacccaggagtccgggctcccagccccaccccactttTGTTCCGTTCTCCCCGCTGCAGCCTCCAGGACTCCATTTCCCAGGCGGCGCCGCGGCGGGAGGCCCCggccggcgggcgggcgggggcggCGCGGTGCATGCCGGGGGCTGTAGTCCCCCCTCCCGCCGGCGCTGAAGATGTCCGAGGTGCGGCCGCCCCCGCTGCGGGCGCTGGGCGATTTCCTGCTGGGCCCCGCGCGCCTGGCGGCCCCGGACCCGCGCGACCCGCAGCGCTGGAGGAACCGGGTCCTCAACAACCTGCTCTATTATCAGAGCAACTacgggctgggcctggggctggcgctgctgctgggggggtgagcgccggcgggggggggcatgCTCCGGGGGGGGTCAGTGCAAGGGGGGGTCCGTGCATGCTCCGGGGGGGGGTTAGCGCAAGGAGTGTGGGGCTTTGCATGCTACAGGGGGGGTCAGTGCAAGGGGGGGGTCCGTGCATGCTCCGGGGGGGTCAGTGCAAGGGGGGGGTCCGTGCATGCtccggggggggggtcagtgcaaGGGGGGGTCCGTGCATGCTCCGGGGGGGGGTTAGCGCAAGGAGTGTGGGGCTTTGCATGCTACAGGGGGGGTCAGTGCAAGGGGGGGGTCCGTGCATGCTCCGGGGGGGGTCAGTGCAAGGGGGGGTCCGTGCATGCTCCGGGGGGGGTTAGTGCAAGGGGTGGTCCGTGCATGCTCCGGGGGGGGGGTTAGCGCAAGGAGTGTGGGGATTTGCAtgctacggggggggggggtcagtgaaGGGGGGGGTCCGTGCATGCTCCGGGGCGGGGTTAGCGCAAGGAGTGTGGGGCTTTGCATGCTACGGGGGGGGTCAGTGTATGCTCTGGGGGGGGTCCGTGCATGGAGTTGGGAGTCTTGTATGTACCGGGGGGGTCAATGCAAGGAGTGTGGTGCTTTGCATGCtacggggggggggtcagtgcaaAGGGTGGAGGTCAGTGCATGTTCTGACGGGTCCGTGcatgctccgggggggggggtcagtgcaaGGGGGAGGGTCCGTGCATGCTCCAGGGGGGTCAATGCAAGGGGTGAGGTGTAATGCTTGGTGGGGGGTGTCAGTGCAAGGGGTGGGGGGCCATGCATGCTCCCCAGCGGGTTGGTACAAGCGGTTGGGGGCTGGGCATGCTCGATGCAAGGGGGGCTGTGTATGCtcgggggggggtcagtgcaaGGAGGGAGGGGGCTATGCATGCTCCGGGGGAGTCagtgcaaggggtgggggggggctgtgcaaTGCTCTCAGGGGGGTAATTGCAAGGGGGGGAGCGTGCCTGCTCCCCATGGGGTCAATGCAAGTGGTTGGGGGCTGGGCATGCTCCGGGGGGGGTGTGCAAGGTGTGAGGGTAGGATCAATGCAGAATGTGGGcatccagactcctgggttctcactCTGCCCTGTCCCCACAGGTACTTCCGGCCCCTGCACACCCTGCTTTCTGGCTCCGCCGTGACCCTCGTCTTCGTCGCCTTCGTCTGGGCGGCCGAGAACAAGGCTCCAATTCGGCGCTTCCGGAGCAGCTATCCCGGCGCCAGCCTCCTGGCCGTGCTGGGGAGCGCCTACGGCCTGGTGTCCCTGTTGGGGGGCTCGAGGGTCTTCCTGCTGACAGTCACCCTGCCCATCTCCAGTGAGTCGGGGGAGGGATGGGCGGCAGGTGGGGGCCTGATGGGGTGTGGAATCTACGGGGTCAGGTTAAGTAGGGCTTGGGGAATGCTGTGGGGCCAGGTAGCACTGAGGAAGAGGGCCAGGTTTGCTGGGGTagaatttgggggtggggacacaTGGGGTAGCAGAGATCGGGGGGGGCATGCAGTGGGGTTGATTGGGGGAAGTGGGATTGATGGGGGGTGAGTAAAGTGGGGGAGGTTGGGCAGGCTGGGGGTAACACAGTGCATGGACTGGGTGGGGGTCAGATCAATGGGTCACAGGCTGCATACTGGCGCTGGGAGGGCAAGGGGGGGCACAGCTGCCACTTCCTTGCTGCCAGATCCATGCATGCAGCCCCCACCCTGGAGGGCAGTTGCATTTCCAAGGCCGCCTCGGCAGGGCCGTTCCCGCAGCCTTCCTGCTGCGGGCGGTTGCATCTTCGAGGAACGGCTCCTGCAGCGCTGTGCTCGGGGGCCCTGCTgcaagcccccctgcctgcaggcgCTGCCCGGTGCGCCAGCCTCTTGCGGGGGGCAGCGGCATTGGCTGCATTCCCCCTGCGGCGGGGCTGTGCCCGGGGGGGCCGCTCCATGCCAGCGGGAGCATCCCTGCGCACAGCAGGCCCCTGCGGTTTAGCTGCAAGAGCCTTGGGGGCCGTCGCTGCTCGGTTGCATGTTAGAGGCGCATCCACCTAGGCAGACCCCATGCTGCTGCCTCCTTTTGCCAGCGGGCGGGGGCACGGCCCATGTATTCTCGCCGCAGCATCCCTGCCTGCAGTCCCCACCCCGGGGCAGCTTTCGCTGGGGGAGGTTGCATGCAAACGCTCCCTGCACGGCCGATGCATCCAAGCTGCGGCAGGGGGGAGCGACTTGCCGCCTTGCTGTGTCGCAGGACTTGGGTTgcgggggccgggggctgctctcagcAAGTGACGGGGGACGCTTTCAGCCCCCCCACTTTCtcgctttcccccccccccccgccacttgCAGTGATTCTGATCCACGCCTCCTTTCGCCTCCGGAACCTCAAGAATAAAATGGAGAACAAGATCGAGAGCATTGGGCTGAAGAGGACGCCCATGGGGCTACTGTTGGAGGCGATGGGCCAGGAACAAGAAGCTGGCTCTTAAGGAGCGAGacggaccccccctcccccgtccttcCCACCAGCCCCTCACCGTTGCCTCGGGCCTGTGCTTCACTACTCTCCTACACGCACACGCTCACTACCATGAAGATGCAGCGTCCCTCTGACTCGAGCCAGGGTCTTGAAGTTGGAGTAGGGGAGGGGATCAGCTATGGCTAACCTGTGGAACTACCTGCCACATGATTTGTTACAGAGGACCAGATAGtttagctggggggggggggggccctacGGAACTACTTGCCAGATGATTTGATCCCAAGGTCTGAAGACTTTAACCGGGGAGAACAGGCTATGGTTTACATGTGGAACTACCAACCACATGATTTAACCCAGAGGCCTGGAGAGCTTAACAGGAGGAGGATGAACTATggttaacctgtggaactacCTTCCACATGATTTGGCAGAGGGGAGAATGGCCTGTGGAACTACCCCACTACATGATTTGGCCCAGCAAGGGGCCGAGAGCTGGGTAATCATTTGAACGACCACGTGTTTGGACCCAGGGGCATGGAGAATTTAGGAGAGAAGGGGGAGTGGTTAGCCTGTGGAACTAACTGCCACGTGATTTGACCCAGGGACCAACCCCCTCGGTCTGTTTACGTAGGCCCTACCGAAATACCCTGTTTGTACAGCAACGAAAGAAACAAGGGGCTTTAACACTgggagggctggggcagtgggagggggttTATTCAAGGGGGACCCCAAGGGGGCACTGAGGACTCAGTGGGATGCTGCATCTGGCGCAGAGTATTTATCCACAACTCCTTCTATTTATTTGAGGAGCAAAAACAACTATTCTAATAAAACTTCTGTGCCATTTCTTGCTATAAATGCTTGCATAGCTTtgagggggtgggaaatggggcctttccccgctagggggcgctggctctaGTCTGGTCCCAGGGTGGGGGGTCTGGCTGGCTCAAGGGTTTATGGGGTGGGGGCGGAATAATCCAGGTTTTCTTTTACCCCATAGCTGGAGGCATTTTTTACTTGGTTTATGTAGGGTCTCCCAAAGCCACTAGAAGGAAATCCAACAGAATTCAAAGTTCTGCTTGAGGAATTATtggggggcagttctctggcctgtgtgagaCAGGGCAGGTCACCCTGGAGGATCACTCTGGTCCTTTCTGATGTGAGATGTCACTGACCCAAGGGAGCATGCTTTTTAACGTTAATCTGTGGAACCCTTTGCCTCATGGATTTCCCCCCGAGGTTTTTAGCAAAGAAAAAAAGCCAGAAGGGCG
This window contains:
- the PCSK1N gene encoding proSAAS; translation: MATSLMLATLLCAVGPAAGKALPAGPRGALPHDSAGGPRRFRRDLRGAPYEGEMGLANEIYYPRLGPLAQDELLAQALERLGAPPAGRWREDEPGGTPWLQEVPAGGRWRQDGAQAALALQRLLQESVPLASLLQLWDQARGAPYPDYDETGAGAPPRTRPPAPPQLSRYRTDGAYESHQDEPGDEEPGEMDAEMLRYLVGRILAGGGETRPPRHPRRLRRGLEEEPPTLLRVKRLGDDGEGPEAGAPQLQRAKRTEEEEEAGGGRRGVYGGEPLLRYLPE
- the PRAF2 gene encoding PRA1 family protein 2 — its product is MSEVRPPPLRALGDFLLGPARLAAPDPRDPQRWRNRVLNNLLYYQSNYGLGLGLALLLGGYFRPLHTLLSGSAVTLVFVAFVWAAENKAPIRRFRSSYPGASLLAVLGSAYGLVSLLGGSRVFLLTVTLPISMILIHASFRLRNLKNKMENKIESIGLKRTPMGLLLEAMGQEQEAGS